Proteins co-encoded in one Chrysemys picta bellii isolate R12L10 chromosome 13, ASM1138683v2, whole genome shotgun sequence genomic window:
- the LOC101954010 gene encoding interleukin-17D-like isoform X2, with amino-acid sequence MHLKVEAAAQILLGFAFCQTFGAHIPCREPSDAELESMLSHHLAPGVSLLAPMEDVLPDQDLKSCPVNVSQTSSRLQDRSASPWSYRVNEDPRRYPRRVLEAYCLCEGCLVDRQEDRSVQSEPFYQEVPVLQKSGQCEAGQYVYQPSRLQVAQFCICTFP; translated from the exons ATGCATCTAAAG GTGGAAGCGGCTGCCCAAATTCTGCTGGGTTTCGCCTTTTGTCAGACGTTCGGTGCCCACATTCCCTGCCGGGAGCCCTCCGATGCAGAGCTGGAATCCATGCTCAGCCACCATCTTGCTCCTGGAGTTAGCTTATTGGCTCCAATGGAGGATGTTTTACCTGACCAAGACCTGAAGTCATGCCCTGTGAACGTCAGCCAGACCTCATCCCGCCTCCAGGACAGGAGCGCCTCCCCGTGGTCATACAG GGTCAACGAAGACCCGCGCCGGTATCCCCGGAGGGTGCTGGAAGCCTACTGCCTGTGTGAGGGCTGCCTGGTAGACAGGCAGGAGGACAGGTCTGTGCAGAGCGAGCCCTTTTACCAGGAGGTGCCTGTACTGCAGAAATCCGGCCAGTGTGAGGCAGGCCAGTACGTTTACCAGCCCAGCCGCCTGCAAGTTGCTCAGTTTTGCATTTGCACTTTCCCTTGA
- the LOC101954010 gene encoding interleukin-17D-like isoform X1 — protein sequence MRDRRNLPHSRVKSTKVGTTMHLKVEAAAQILLGFAFCQTFGAHIPCREPSDAELESMLSHHLAPGVSLLAPMEDVLPDQDLKSCPVNVSQTSSRLQDRSASPWSYRVNEDPRRYPRRVLEAYCLCEGCLVDRQEDRSVQSEPFYQEVPVLQKSGQCEAGQYVYQPSRLQVAQFCICTFP from the exons atg AGGGACAGAAGAAACCTTCCCCACTCCCGTGTGAAATCAACTAAGGTGGGAACAACCATGCATCTAAAG GTGGAAGCGGCTGCCCAAATTCTGCTGGGTTTCGCCTTTTGTCAGACGTTCGGTGCCCACATTCCCTGCCGGGAGCCCTCCGATGCAGAGCTGGAATCCATGCTCAGCCACCATCTTGCTCCTGGAGTTAGCTTATTGGCTCCAATGGAGGATGTTTTACCTGACCAAGACCTGAAGTCATGCCCTGTGAACGTCAGCCAGACCTCATCCCGCCTCCAGGACAGGAGCGCCTCCCCGTGGTCATACAG GGTCAACGAAGACCCGCGCCGGTATCCCCGGAGGGTGCTGGAAGCCTACTGCCTGTGTGAGGGCTGCCTGGTAGACAGGCAGGAGGACAGGTCTGTGCAGAGCGAGCCCTTTTACCAGGAGGTGCCTGTACTGCAGAAATCCGGCCAGTGTGAGGCAGGCCAGTACGTTTACCAGCCCAGCCGCCTGCAAGTTGCTCAGTTTTGCATTTGCACTTTCCCTTGA